AACCAGTCTGTCTCCTGATGTGTAGTTAAAACTGTCTGCCATAGTCTCCACCTCCTCACTTCCAGGAGGACCCAGCTGTAGATGTGTCTCCACATACAGACACTTCCTCCCCTCTGAAGACACCCAGGTGGCCAGACTGTTAAGACCACAAAAACACCATCGATAATTGGGCCTGACCAACCAAAAGAGGGAAGCAAGTAGGGGAAATGCCACCCTTTCCCTGTATGGCAAAGCCGTTCTTAGTCTAGATCAAGACCAGTTACACAAGAAATTAAACTCAGGTGAAAGACTGAGGACAATAATCTTAAAATCCCATGATCTGACACGTGTAATCTAGTCATTCTTCCCTCAGCCAACATGTCATCACACCTAATGAGGGAACCAAAAACCATAACAGGGAGAGCTAATATGGGGCACTGGCCTGTGCAGACCCTCTGCTTTCACAGGGCCATTGAGCAGCCAGAGCTTTTTGGACAACACAGAGTTCAAAAACCCAAAGTAAAGCTAAATGAGCGAcagctcttccctcccaccaGGCGCTTGCTGTTCTGCTTAGAAGAGGTTTCAGACTCTTGCAACTTGGCACTTCCTAAGGGCTGGTCCTTCATGAGGGTCTGGGCAAGGCGGGCTGCTTTAAGTTCCCTGCAGGGGGGAGatggagggaaaggagaggaagaaaaccacGTCACGCATGAATCCCCATCAGCTACAAAAGAAAGCTATGAACAGTATTGAACAAGAGGGTTACTGCAGTACTCCAGCATTGCTGGAGAGTGGTGACTTTTGATGCCAGAGGGTGACATGGAGATTACTGTAGGTTTCCCTAAAATTTCTACTTCAGAACAAATCAGCTTTGAAGGTTTACCAAAAGAAAACTATGTATCAGGTCAGCACTGCACACCTAGTCTGGTGCCAGTATGAAAAGCCCTTCCTAGctcagtttttcttccattgtttCAGGTATTTGTGAATGGTGGAACTTAGATCAGTGCTTCTCTTCAGTTGCCTTGTCTCCCTGATGCTTGCTGCTCTCACAGAGCATATGCTCTCCTGTCTACATGGAAAACCTCTTCCCCAGCTGACTATTGCACTCAGGGGTGGTGGGGCATTTCCTAGGTTCCAGCACCACAAACCATTACTGCCAACAGCAGTGAGAGGGAACAAGGGGAAAGCATATGTCTGCTACCACCTGGTATCTCTCTTCCTTCTGTGCTAGACCACTATCTCAGTGCAGTATCAATTCCTCATCTGCCCACTGGCTGCATATTGTATCAGTATTTTCCATCATCAGTGGCTGCAGTAAGCATGCAAGTTCACCGCTCTAATTCAGCCAACTTCTCAAAGCCAGAAGTGAGCCGCAGCTGCTTGGGCACTACAAGTCCCTGCTACAGCCCCAACACCCTTCCAACTCTAGGCACAGGAGCTGACTGGGTGTTTCTGCATGTTGGGTCTCCCAACACTACCACCCTACGTACAAGCCTGGTGACCGGCACTTGTTGTCCCATGCCTTCTCCCCGTCAGGCCCAAGCCAGCCCTACCTTTCCAGCATGGCAGTCTTGCACTTCTCCACATTTAGCTGCTTCTGGAGCTGCACAGCTTTTCCACGTGAGGGACGGAGAACTGGATGTTTAGTAAGAGCTGTGGCAGAAGGTCTTTCCATTGGGTCAGGATGGATCATGAGCTAGAAGACAAAGGAGTTCAGGGTTTAACTCCCTCTGTCACATGCCAACTGGAAAAACCTTCCTTCTATCAAGACAACTTCCTCACCTTGAGGAGTTCAAGAAAGCAGTGAGAAAGCTTCTGGGGGATCAGTGGGATATTGCCTTTGCGGATGTGGTGCCACATGGCCCCATTGTGAGGCAGTGGAGCCGTGCCAGCCGCTAGAGCCACTGTGAGTGCCAGGGCAAAGATGTCTGCCTTCGGCAAGTAGCAGTATTGCTGTGGAGAAAAGATAAACAGTTACAGGAAGGGAACATCTTGCTATACTGAACAAAGTTGGGTTGGGATAACAGCTCAAAAAGAAACAGCCAAACAAGTGTATGTATGACACTGCCTTCACCATCACAGTTagctgttttctcctctttagGATAAAAATATTGATAGCAAGTAGTACTGGTAATTAATAGCCCATTAGCTTTCACCCAATCATGAAGAGCTTGCAGCCCACATTAGGATCACCACAGCAAATCCAGAGGATGGTCTAAgtgtgcacctccagcctctaCCACAAGGCATTAAGCTAGCAATGCCCAGCTAAACCTGAAGACTGCATGTGATATATTGACTTAACCGTTCCTAAATTCACTTGCAGCACAAAGATACTGTCACTTAAATACCTGAGCTGGTGAATGTATCCAAGCTGGTTGTTACTTACTGTTTCGCTTTTTGTTCACTGCCAAAATGTCAAAACCGCAGCCAGTTTGAGAGATGTGTTGTGCCTCCCACCTCTCCACACTACCTGATCAGTCTCTTGTACAAGGCATTTGCCTGGGTGCATATATTCCTCAGTAGTCACATCCAGCAGTTTAATCTCAGCTGGGTGCATGACATGAAATGTCTCCAAACTGACAAAGGTTTTTGCCCCATTTGTCCCTCGCAGGTAGAATAATTGCAATAATACAGTGATAAAGTAATTGACAAagtacattaaatatttacatgacAAGACTCACACCAATGCTATTCTTAAAGTGTTGATTTTGCCAATTTCACAGCAGATCAGACACAACAAAGAGGAGATAAGGCAAGGAATATGCCAGACTAATGATTTCAGTACAGTGGATCTCTCCCCACTTGGTCACCACCCTGTTCCCCTCACCACCCCACTAGCAGCTGTACCTCTTGCAAAATCTCATTGGCCAAAAAACGTCTATCTCCTTCTTCCACCTGGGGGTTTGTTATTGATGTCACATGGCCAAGGTCACCTGAGACAAAGAACAAGCAAATAATGGAGCAAACTGATGTAGATCTCCTCCATCGATAAAAGCCTGCATTTTACAGGCACCAACAGAGCAATTGGGAAATACTGAGTAAGAGAGCAAGCCTGCTCCTACTCAGGAATCTGGGGTGGAAACAAGCACATGAGTTCTCTAGGACTTGTGTCCTTAGAGGAATTAATTCTGGTAAGTACCAGAGGCATTCAGGACTATGGTATGAGTTTTGTATGCAAGTCTCTTCAGCCAGCGGGACAGAGCAGTATCTAAAAGTAATGAGCAGCCCTAATCTTGAGTTAGTTGCAAAGTGGGCTAAAACCTACCAATCTTATACACCACACCAGAAGAGAATTCATCTTCACTGTCACTCTCATCCTGCTCGGCAGGGCCTGCAATTGCCAGCTTGTGACAGATGAAGATGTTACCTGCAAGACAGTGAAGTTTAGCTATAGTGTGATATCAGCAGCCAGACTGCAGCAGCCTGACAACTTTGTGAAAAATCCCACCTGTCAAGCTAGTTAAGCTTTGCAGCCAGAGAAACTACGCACATGCTTCCCACCCATTAGCctgctttctgcccagctcACGTATTCAGCAATACAGCTGACAGAAGACAGTCTGTCTTGTGCATAAGATATTCTAGTGTAATCAGCTTTTCTGCCCCCAAGCTAGAAGCATGATTTCAGCAGGAAGAGGAGCCCCCCTATAAGAGCATAACTACATGTCTGCATAGGGGAGCATTGCCCTGGAGGAGCCCAgccacagctgcagagaagaaagcttGTTGCTATTTTTTGCAGGAACTTAATCCTTCAGGGTAGGTACAATAAATATTCACTTCTCACTCCAGCTCTCATGTACAAAGGTTAAGCGTTGTGCAACAAGACAGCAGCAAATAAGGAAGTCCCCATCTTCATTAGCAGCCTTACTTGCTCCACCAGTGTGAAAGTGATTCCCATGAGCCAGGATTATGAAGATCATGAGACGGAAGTAAAATGCTGCCAACTACCAGAGAACACTCAGTTTTAGAGCGGCAATAGTGGcaagattaaaacaaacaaacaaaaaaatcacaaggcATTTACCTTTTAGGGCAAGATCGTCTTTCCTTTGAAGCACTGTAATAGGCCAGTCAGAAGGACCTATTACAGGTCCTACCCCTGGAGGGGTCACTTGTGGGACCCTCCACAAAAGAGGAAAGCACTGTACTCACTAGGTTTGATATCCAGGTGTGCAAGGCCAGAGTTGTGGATATATTTTAGCCCCATGGAGACTTGTAACAGTAtttccttcagctctgcttctgGGAAATACTGGCCAAGCTTTGCATTTTCCAACAGCACATCTTGGAGACTCCCACCTAAGTGAAAACAGTCAAAGATTTTATGGAGCAGCATGTTTGAAACAGCTTAGCAGAAACCTTTGCTCATTAGCACTTGCAGGCTTGCTATTGACAAACCCCGATCAGACCAGCTGTATATGCTATAGTGACCAAACCTGGACACCACCGTTTGGCTTCAGCCTTTCCATTGCCTCGGAGCGCCCTGCCTCCTGCTTGCCAAGGACTAAGCAACTGCAGCCCTACCTACAGCACCAGAAGGGCTGACCTGGTAGTGATGATGCTGCTGCAAGTGAATACTGGAAAAGTTCATTACTTTTGCCAAGCTTACAGGCAGAAAGCAGGTATACGAATGGTGGAGCAAGGAAATTAAGCTCCCATTAGCAGCTTTTTCATTGAAGAATGTAACATTTGATAAAGAAACAGAGTTTTGTGGGTCTCAGTTAAGGCACTCCAGCTATTCCAGGGCTAGCAAATACCATGGCCTCTCCCTCCATCAGCCTGCTTTTCACCACTTCTCCTCTAGTCTCAGATGTTCATCCACTAGAACAGAAAAGATGCATCAATGCTGCAGCAAAGGTCACTATGTTTCATGGTCACCTCCGCCAGATTTGAATTCATTACTCCAAACAGCTATCACCACTCGTCATTGAGCCCCAGGACTGCAGGAGCAGTTGAAAGTTGAGCGCTACATATTTGCCTTCAGGTCCTCTGGTAGCCAGAGGTATCTTTTCCAAAGCCTCTCAAACAGCGGTATGGCCAAGGGCAAGCTAAAGTGAGGGTGTACCACCCCACCTGCAGCACCCCATTTACAGTTTACCTCATTATTTAGCTctgttcctctgcagctgtTGAGCCCTTTCTCCTAGCCAAGATGCAAGGTGCCTTCATCTCAACTAGGTAACCATACTTCAAATCATTACTCCCCTTCATTAAGAAATGTATCTTGGAAACAAACCTAGCACTTAAGTCAGCTGCTCAAGTCACTCATATCAGGTTTTACCTGGACAGTCCCAGGCACAGCTCTAAGCATCAGCATAGGGAATACTTTTCCAGGCCAGCCAACAGAgagaaatggttttaaaatccCACAAATTAGAGGGTATTCACTAGTAAGACATTGGCACCATTCAGAGCTTTGTCTAAATATTAGGAGACCTTACTGGCTTCTCCATGGAACTGTAGCCCCAGTGCAGTTTGCTTTGCTGTAAGCCAGACATCCCATATTTAAGTACAAAAGAAGGTAACTGCACCCATCCTGAGATCTCCAACTTTAACAACGTCACAATTCTTACCATTGCAGTGTTCATTTTGGATAATCATGTGATCATCCTCTGCCCACGCCGAGTAGTAGCGCACAACATGGGGGTGGTGTCCAAGGACAGCATGAGCATAAACCTCGCGCAGTGCCTGCTGCCTAGAGAAGCatgcacagaaaaagcagtggtGACAGGGTGTCAGGATCCTGCTTGGGACCATGAGAGGAGCCCTGGTTTTCAGCCTGGCttgaaaaagggaaagcagaggtgTTTAGGACTTTCTTTTGGCTTTTGGCAGACAGACTGGCTCTCACAGCTGCTGAAGCAAAACCTGCCCTTGCTCAAATGTGCTGAGCAGCtgtcaaaaaataaatcactgagCAGGTAGTTTGTTAGAGGCAAATGCAGCTTCAAAGACTTTGCTTTAGCATGCAGGACAACACTGGGTTGTCAATACAGATGTGAGCAGTGCTGGCTGtagagcagggcagggacatACCACAAATGAACTATTTGACAGTTATTACTTTAAAGAGACTGGCTGCATGGACCTGAGAAGTTCAGGTAAGCTGTCATCTCACTTAGCAATGCATGTCgttccttccctttctcagaCACTTATATCCAATAGTCCTAAAGTGGTAGCTTCCCCCACTCTCCCAACTGTTACTTGGGAGTGCAACAGCAGCCAGTTTTTGCTCATGCCACCCCTCACATACCTTTAGATCCAcactccctccttccccatcacACCTCCCAAGAATATGCCCATCATTTCAACTGGCAGTTTCTAGCTAGCACACTCACTCATCCGAGGATCCTGCCAGAGGCCTTTTGGAGCGTTTGATGGCATAAACACATCCATCAAGGCGTTTGATGCACTTGTAGACAGAGCCAAATTCCCCCACACCAATTTTTTCTAGTTCCAGGAACTCCTTCTTGTAGCGGGAAACCATATTGCTCTCTTTCAGAGGATATCTCTACAAGGtcacaaaaccagcaaagacAAGTATCAGTTGCAAGAGTTAGCTAATAACATCTGTTATGTTTTTAGATCTGTGTAGCACTCACTCTCACAGAAcacctctgctgctccctctcCCATTCTGGATGTTGATCCAGGCGTGCATGCAGGTATGCTGCCAGTTCTTCTTAAAACACTACCTTTCACTTAGGCATGTGTTTTTTCTGATGACCTAAAAGGCCATCTGGGCCTGACTTGGCCAAGTTTGAGGGTGgtggtgtgttggttttttgtttgtttttggtttagGCGGGATtggttggggttggtttttttttgtttgggttggttggtttgttctAAATCATGACTTTCTAGCCATAGAGGTAGAAATTGCAGCTAAGGAGAACTGTAGTTTAGTTGGCTGTATGTGCCTAAGCCTCCTTGGGTTACTACCATCACATCTCTTCTCTTGGCAGCCGTTCAGAGTTCCTAGACCCATGGCTGATGGAGTCAGTCAGGGATGAGCAGCAGGCAACAACAAAATACTCATCTCTTGCTCAGCTACTGCAGACTCAAGACAACCTGTTACCAGCCTCGGTAGGTAGAAGTACAGTACCTCTGAATTAGCCAGACTCACGTACTGAACTTGTGGTTAAATAAGAGCTATTGCCTATTTTGAGCTCAGGAGAGAAGCTTGGTGCATTGGCTAAATGTGGCTCCAGCTATGCGAGAGCTGCTTTTTCTGACAGCTAAGGTAGCCTACAGCAAGGACATTCTGCATCAGTTCAGGCTCTCATCAGGTTTGAAGCACCAGCTGTTGACTCACAGCAGATTAGCAGGTGCCAGTGTACCCGTTTGTGTTCCCGGCGATTTCTCACCAGGAGCCACTTTTCCACAAAGCACTGAAAGCCTGCAAAACAGCTGGAACATCATTGTTGCTGCAGTAATGGTCACTAGGGAAATAGGAGCTGCTGGTACTGCTTGTAGAGTGACATCTACCAGCAGGGGAGATAAGTAAAGAAGACATAAGCAGTGGAGCATGAAGTGAACAAGAGTGGGCtaagtgatttttcttcatcCTCCTGCATCCCTTACAGGTACAGCAGCTCACATTGCTCAGTGGTTTCCACCGAAACCACTGCTGTGATTCTTACAGCATATGGTATATGACCTTAAAGGGTGGGGGTAAAGAGTTAGTCCTCACAGCCAGCAAGATATGGCCTACATGAAAGAGCAGCCTTTCACCACAGGTCATATTTCATAAGGCAGCTATATTTTACAGTATCTTAAGAAGCTCAGGGAATAAGGGTACCTCCTAGTTCACAATTTTGTATCTATATTACATTATTCTCCTCGAGTGCTGATTAGATTATATTTCAGCAAGTCATAAGTTATTCGAGGCTTTCTTGTACGGGAAACAATGATTGTGGTAACCCCAGATCTTACATGGTAGCAGATTTACTGTGCAGCTGTAGTTTTTCCATGGAGACCAGTACTTCTGCAATACCAGTCTCCTCGGCTAGAGGGTACCATTATTCTTCCAGAAAGCCTAGTTGTTTCACATAACAAGAAACAATTCTACCTACTTGCACAAGACAAAATACTTCATTCAAGGGGCTGCTCAGGAAAACTGAGATTTGTATCTCATCTGAACACAGATGTTTAATTCAGGCTTGGCTTGGTTTCCACAAGCCAGTTGGATGAGTGGCTGCCTCCCAGATAAAACTAGGAAGATGACTGCGGGACACAGgttcccacagcagctgcctaaTTCTGCCAGCATGGCTACAGGTACACGAGACCTCGCGCCCTGCCCCATGCAGCCAGGCCAACACACCCTGCCGCTGAGGTTTGCCAGCAAAGCAGGGGCATCGGCAACAGCAAGAGAACTTGGTTGTAAGTGGAGTTGTAAGAGAGTGTTTGCTGTCCTGTAGCTATGTAAGCTGTGGTGGGGCTTCTCTTGGACCCCAAGGCACAGAGACACCCCCCAGCTAGACATTCTCCTACTGAAGGAAAGTACAGAATTTGCTGCCTTGCTTCAGAAGTTTGCCATTGTGACTGCTGCAACTTAAACTCTGCCCCCCGTCCTTATCCACATCAGAGCTGTTCAGCTCAGTGTTTGTGCTTTTACAGTGCAGGTCCATATATTATGTGCAATTCAGAAGCCATGTTCCATTCACATCCAAAGATGCTAAGTACATAGATTCTTAGGAACAGCAATACACCAGCTTTTTCGAACCACAAAGGTACAGTCACTATTTACGGTAACTTAATAATATAGTAATACAGTTCCCCCTGAGAAACccaaattacattaaatttcCTAGAAAGACCTCCTGACCAAAATCAATGAGTTTTAGGATTATTTGCCAAAGTTTCAAATCTGCTTTAGTACAAGTTTCCTTTAGAGATAGGAATAGTTTGAGTTGTCTCAAACAAATGTTAACATACAACATTCAGTTTGGAATTATTCTGTCCTAGGTATTCAACTTCTGTCACAATGCAATGATTAATACTCCAATAGCAGAACAAATTTAATCAAGCACCAAATCTTAAGCATCTTAccctcctggggcagggggaataCAGACACTCACCTTTGTAGGTATCTCCTGGTTTATCTGGCTCCTTGGATCAGGATCCCTCCTATAACAGAAGTTTAGGGAAGCCTGGATATATCAATTCAGTGCAGCAAACCGACCAagatttgaaatgaaaacatttttcaaaagaatcTCAAAACCTTGCTTCACAGTTTAATTAAAGACATATTTTGTAGAGTGTTAATACACAGATTAACTGTGTTAATACACCATTGAGGCCTTAAAGACTGTAGTCCCAGGCTAGGAAGTCTTTGTTTCCATTTAGAAAGCC
The Phalacrocorax aristotelis chromosome 1, bGulAri2.1, whole genome shotgun sequence DNA segment above includes these coding regions:
- the WEE2 gene encoding wee1-like protein kinase 2 gives rise to the protein MDDWDNSDEFIQRLDFSSCGEESEDRSINEEDALSSSPARSCEFQKWQGSSPPPATPQRKFSEIFLSRTKAWVSPTLSSSPAVSKSRGNAETPLHITWKKLQLCDTPHTPKSLLSKTAFPSSGTKVPPKGFRHLRFTPGADLDDSTQASLVNINPFTPESYRQMLFLPNGKRKARGQLRDPDPRSQINQEIPTKRYPLKESNMVSRYKKEFLELEKIGVGEFGSVYKCIKRLDGCVYAIKRSKRPLAGSSDEQQALREVYAHAVLGHHPHVVRYYSAWAEDDHMIIQNEHCNGGSLQDVLLENAKLGQYFPEAELKEILLQVSMGLKYIHNSGLAHLDIKPSNIFICHKLAIAGPAEQDESDSEDEFSSGVVYKIGDLGHVTSITNPQVEEGDRRFLANEILQEQYCYLPKADIFALALTVALAAGTAPLPHNGAMWHHIRKGNIPLIPQKLSHCFLELLKLMIHPDPMERPSATALTKHPVLRPSRGKAVQLQKQLNVEKCKTAMLERELKAARLAQTLMKDQPLGSAKLQESETSSKQNSKRLVGGKSCRSFSFTLGF